The following are encoded together in the bacterium genome:
- a CDS encoding amidohydrolase — protein MTRQYSLISADSHVLEPPHLWTTYMPKKFHDKVPRVVSDGEGGEAWQFAPDIPPAPIGIYASAGRAHEDIRWTGVTFAAANQGNFRGQPRLEEQDADGIDAEVMFGSARMMSHFFSDPDPEFQLAGVRAYNDWLAQEILSVDPSRLIGLAAMPALNVEAAIAEMERCLKLGFKGVWLNTMPSVGPAIRPEDDPFWAAAQANGVAIHFHVRVMRALAKPKPKGARGDDLIGLASVGAANMIVDMGEIIQSGVHDRFPDLTWVMVEAGSGWIPYILEQLDDRWERNRSWLPVKLQHEPSFYYRRNWRSTFMVDRYAIENRHKMGVDNLMFSTDYPHHGCDWPHTRETVDKLFAGVPADERARMCAGNAVKLYGLG, from the coding sequence ATGACGCGCCAGTACTCGCTGATCTCGGCCGACTCGCACGTGCTCGAGCCGCCGCACCTGTGGACCACCTACATGCCGAAGAAATTCCACGACAAAGTGCCGCGGGTGGTGTCCGACGGCGAGGGCGGCGAGGCGTGGCAGTTCGCGCCCGACATTCCGCCGGCGCCGATCGGCATCTACGCCTCGGCCGGCCGGGCGCACGAGGACATCCGCTGGACCGGCGTCACCTTCGCCGCCGCCAACCAGGGCAACTTCCGCGGCCAGCCGCGCCTCGAGGAGCAGGATGCCGACGGCATCGACGCCGAGGTGATGTTCGGCTCGGCGCGGATGATGAGCCATTTCTTCTCCGACCCCGACCCCGAATTCCAGCTCGCCGGCGTGCGCGCCTACAACGACTGGCTGGCGCAGGAGATCCTGTCCGTCGATCCGAGCCGCCTGATCGGCCTGGCGGCGATGCCGGCGCTGAACGTCGAGGCGGCGATCGCCGAGATGGAGCGCTGTCTGAAGCTCGGCTTCAAGGGCGTGTGGCTGAACACCATGCCCAGCGTCGGACCGGCCATCCGCCCGGAGGACGACCCGTTCTGGGCGGCGGCGCAGGCCAACGGCGTCGCCATCCACTTCCACGTGCGCGTCATGCGGGCCCTCGCCAAGCCGAAGCCGAAGGGGGCGCGCGGCGACGACCTCATCGGCCTCGCCAGCGTCGGCGCCGCCAACATGATCGTCGACATGGGCGAGATCATCCAGTCGGGCGTGCACGATCGCTTCCCCGACCTGACGTGGGTGATGGTCGAGGCCGGCTCGGGTTGGATCCCCTACATCCTCGAGCAGCTCGACGATCGCTGGGAGCGCAACCGCTCCTGGCTGCCGGTCAAGCTGCAGCACGAGCCGAGCTTCTACTACCGCCGCAACTGGCGCTCGACCTTCATGGTCGACCGCTACGCGATCGAGAACCGGCACAAGATGGGGGTCGACAACCTGATGTTCTCGACCGACTACCCGCACCACGGTTGCGACTGGCCGCACACCCGCGAGACGGTCGACAAGCTGTTCGCCGGCGTCCCCGCCGACGAGCGCGCCAGGATGTGCGCCGGCAACGCGGTGAAGCTGTACGGGCTGGGCTGA
- a CDS encoding DJ-1/PfpI family protein: MARRQARTRRVVILIFDGLQSLDATGPLEVFALANLECQERDAGAPPAYRVEVVAPAAGPVTAHSGLRLLADRACRDVGPGVDTLIVAGGDVRAIAADRGVRRWLIAWSRRVRRLASVCSGAFILAEAGLLDGRRATTHWRAAARLARRYPRVRVEADAIFVRDGRLWTSAGVTAGIDMALAMVAEDLGHALALAVARRMVVFLKRPGGQSQFSAHLAAQTPAPGRLRDLPAWIVDHLAEDLAVERLAERLAMSPRTFARVFHRETGVTPAKFVERARLDAARRLLEDEALGLEEVASRAGFASGEQMRRAFRRHLRVLPFDYRRRFRRDAAAGSPPPRRRLA, translated from the coding sequence ATGGCCAGGCGGCAGGCGCGAACCCGGCGGGTGGTGATCCTGATCTTCGACGGCCTGCAGTCGCTCGACGCGACCGGGCCGCTGGAGGTCTTCGCGCTCGCCAATCTCGAATGCCAGGAGCGCGATGCGGGCGCGCCGCCCGCCTACCGCGTCGAGGTGGTCGCGCCCGCCGCCGGGCCGGTGACCGCGCACTCGGGGCTGCGGCTGCTCGCCGATCGCGCCTGTCGCGACGTCGGGCCGGGCGTCGACACGCTGATCGTCGCCGGCGGCGACGTGCGCGCGATCGCCGCCGATCGCGGCGTTCGCCGGTGGCTGATTGCCTGGTCGCGGCGGGTGCGCCGCCTCGCCTCGGTGTGCAGCGGCGCCTTCATCCTCGCCGAGGCCGGTCTGCTCGACGGCCGGCGCGCCACCACGCACTGGCGCGCCGCGGCGCGCCTGGCGCGGCGCTACCCGCGCGTCCGTGTCGAGGCGGACGCGATCTTCGTCCGCGACGGCCGCCTCTGGACGTCCGCCGGCGTCACCGCCGGCATCGACATGGCGCTGGCGATGGTGGCCGAGGACCTCGGGCACGCGCTCGCCCTCGCGGTGGCGCGGCGGATGGTCGTCTTCCTCAAGCGCCCCGGCGGCCAGTCGCAGTTCAGCGCCCACCTGGCCGCGCAGACGCCGGCGCCGGGCCGGCTGCGCGACCTGCCGGCGTGGATCGTCGACCACCTCGCCGAGGACCTGGCGGTCGAACGCCTGGCCGAGCGGCTGGCGATGAGCCCGCGCACCTTCGCCCGCGTCTTCCACCGCGAGACCGGGGTCACGCCGGCCAAGTTCGTCGAGCGCGCCCGCCTCGACGCCGCCCGCCGCCTGCTCGAGGACGAGGCGCTCGGGCTCGAGGAGGTGGCCAGCCGCGCCGGCTTCGCCTCCGGCGAGCAGATGCGCCGCGCCTTCCGCCGCCATCTGCGGGTGCTGCCGTTCGACTACCGCCGCCGCTTCCGCCGCGACGCCGCCGCCGGCTCGCCGCCACCACGAAGGAGACTCGCATGA
- a CDS encoding Rieske (2Fe-2S) protein has product MAPATRALPPYPSGWYVLAFSPQLSRERLLRRAAFGRELVLWRTAAGRVAAIDAYCPHLGAHLGHAGRVRGEQLRCGFHGFCFDAEGACVATGYDSKPPPAARLATWPVREVNGMVLVYHGADGAAPPWEVPPLEQRGWSRPVHRRFELAAHPQETTENSVDLGHFAHVHGYDTVRMLRDVVTDGPYLSTAYASRRPLPLLGRRARLRFDFEFETHIHGLGYSQVDVLVRGFDIRARLWVLPTPIDGHRLALHLAASGDGNGDDVHRLLRWIPRRLRAVAVGYGLLIGLVADARQDFAIWEHKRYVHPPALAQGDGPIGRYRAWAAQFYGEPPAAIDAPPLPLRATHGAVG; this is encoded by the coding sequence ATGGCCCCCGCCACCCGCGCCCTGCCGCCGTATCCGAGCGGCTGGTACGTGCTCGCGTTCTCGCCGCAACTGTCGCGGGAGCGCCTGCTGCGCCGCGCCGCCTTCGGGCGCGAGCTGGTGCTGTGGCGCACCGCCGCGGGGCGCGTCGCGGCGATCGACGCCTACTGCCCGCACCTCGGCGCCCATCTCGGCCACGCCGGGCGGGTGCGCGGCGAGCAGCTTCGCTGCGGCTTCCACGGCTTCTGCTTCGACGCCGAGGGCGCCTGCGTCGCCACCGGCTACGACAGCAAGCCGCCGCCAGCGGCGCGGCTGGCGACCTGGCCGGTGCGCGAGGTGAACGGCATGGTGCTCGTCTACCACGGCGCCGACGGCGCGGCGCCGCCCTGGGAGGTGCCGCCGCTCGAGCAGCGCGGCTGGAGTCGGCCCGTCCATCGCCGCTTCGAGCTCGCCGCCCATCCGCAGGAGACGACCGAGAACAGCGTCGACCTCGGCCACTTCGCGCACGTGCACGGCTACGACACCGTCCGCATGCTGCGCGACGTCGTCACCGACGGCCCCTATCTCAGCACCGCCTACGCCTCGCGCCGCCCGCTGCCGCTGCTCGGCCGGCGCGCCCGGCTGCGCTTCGACTTCGAGTTCGAGACCCACATCCACGGCCTCGGCTACTCGCAGGTCGACGTCCTGGTGCGCGGCTTCGACATCCGAGCCCGTCTCTGGGTGCTGCCGACGCCGATCGACGGCCACCGCCTCGCCCTCCACCTCGCCGCCAGCGGCGACGGCAACGGCGACGACGTCCACCGGCTGCTGCGCTGGATCCCGCGCCGCCTGCGCGCCGTCGCCGTCGGCTACGGGCTGCTGATCGGTCTGGTCGCCGACGCCCGCCAGGATTTCGCCATCTGGGAGCACAAGCGCTACGTGCACCCGCCGGCGCTCGCCCAGGGCGACGGCCCGATCGGCCGCTACCGCGCCTGGGCGGCGCAGTTCTACGGCGAGCCGCCGGCCGCGATCGACGCGCCGCCGCTGCCGCTGCGCGCCACCCACGGAGCCGTCGGTTGA
- a CDS encoding sulfotransferase produces the protein MPLPLPVRAFNAAGGALRAAGVPLLRLDAASLCARARRATGLDDFGDPWFREPLAVLLAALEGEAALHLLGRVIARRDLTRLLENRLRMTDVIARHPEITAAPIRRPLFIVGLPRTGTSILHELLAQDPANRVPMTWEVMHPYPPPERATYATDPRIAALDRHLAGVDRLLPEFKTMHPMGAELPQECVALTAHDFASMLFSTTHRVPSYQAWLDRADLRPVYRSHRRQLQYLQWRCPAEHWVLKSPGHLWALDALLAEYPDACVVQTHRDPLAVVASLASLVATLRAMASADIDRAAIGAEWTRFLADGLARAAASRDRWPTTAPPPFDMQFAEFLRDEIAMVRRIYAHVGRALSGEAETRMRAFLARNPRHKHGAHRYTLADASLDPAVERARYAAYQARFAVPGER, from the coding sequence ATGCCGCTGCCGCTGCCCGTTCGCGCCTTCAATGCCGCCGGCGGTGCCCTGCGCGCCGCCGGCGTGCCGCTGCTCCGCCTCGATGCGGCGTCGCTGTGCGCCCGCGCCCGGCGCGCCACCGGGCTCGACGACTTCGGCGATCCGTGGTTCCGCGAGCCGTTGGCCGTGCTGCTCGCCGCGCTCGAGGGCGAGGCCGCGCTGCATCTGCTCGGCCGCGTGATCGCCCGCCGCGATCTCACCCGCCTGCTCGAGAACCGGCTGCGCATGACCGACGTCATCGCCCGCCATCCCGAGATCACCGCGGCGCCGATCCGGCGACCGCTGTTCATCGTCGGCCTGCCGCGCACCGGCACCTCGATCCTGCACGAGCTGCTGGCGCAGGATCCCGCCAACCGCGTCCCCATGACCTGGGAGGTCATGCACCCGTACCCGCCGCCGGAGCGCGCGACCTACGCCACGGACCCGCGCATCGCGGCGCTCGACCGGCACCTCGCCGGCGTCGATCGCCTGCTGCCGGAATTCAAGACGATGCACCCGATGGGCGCCGAGCTGCCGCAGGAGTGCGTCGCGCTGACCGCGCACGACTTCGCCAGCATGCTGTTCAGCACCACGCACCGCGTGCCGAGCTATCAGGCGTGGCTCGACCGCGCCGACCTGCGGCCGGTCTACCGCTCGCACCGCCGCCAGCTCCAGTACCTGCAGTGGCGCTGTCCCGCCGAGCACTGGGTGCTCAAATCGCCCGGCCACCTCTGGGCGCTCGACGCCCTGCTCGCCGAGTACCCCGACGCCTGCGTCGTGCAGACGCACCGCGATCCGCTCGCGGTCGTCGCCTCGCTCGCCAGCCTGGTCGCCACGCTGCGCGCCATGGCGAGCGCGGACATCGACCGGGCCGCGATCGGCGCCGAGTGGACCCGCTTCCTCGCCGACGGCCTGGCCCGCGCCGCCGCCAGCCGCGACCGCTGGCCGACGACCGCGCCGCCGCCGTTCGACATGCAGTTCGCGGAATTCCTGCGCGACGAGATCGCCATGGTGCGCCGCATCTACGCTCACGTCGGCCGCGCGCTGAGCGGCGAGGCCGAGACGCGCATGCGCGCCTTCCTGGCGCGCAACCCGCGCCACAAGCACGGCGCCCACCGCTACACGCTCGCCGACGCCTCCCTCGATCCCGCCGTCGAGCGGGCGCGCTACGCGGCGTACCAGGCGCGCTTCGCCGTCCCCGGCGAGCGCTGA
- a CDS encoding FadR family transcriptional regulator, with translation MRARPKRGPQDRTPPAALAPARPVRVPKAAELIADAVRGQIARGELRPGNPLPNESELLAHFRVARPTVREALRILEAERLVEIARGAHGGARVREPDIRAASGHCALLLQLRGATIADVYEVRLMLEPAAARLAAERAPGDAARQLEAVIAEEERMVDGGDSLATLAMRFQETLVECSGNAALVLLVRLLHDLVARQAVSRTPMIDVDAAGRDQLRRRLIRAQRDVAAAIAAGRGADAETQWRRYLTDLAATVLGQHEGRAKVTRHAAQRG, from the coding sequence ATGAGGGCAAGACCGAAACGCGGCCCGCAGGACCGCACGCCGCCGGCGGCGCTGGCGCCGGCGCGGCCGGTGCGGGTGCCGAAGGCGGCTGAGCTGATCGCCGACGCGGTGCGCGGCCAGATCGCGCGCGGCGAGTTGCGGCCGGGCAACCCGCTGCCCAACGAGAGCGAGTTGCTGGCGCACTTCCGGGTGGCGCGGCCGACCGTGCGCGAGGCGCTGCGCATCCTGGAGGCCGAGCGGCTGGTCGAGATCGCGCGCGGCGCGCACGGCGGGGCGCGGGTGCGCGAGCCCGACATCCGCGCCGCCTCCGGTCACTGCGCGCTGCTGCTGCAGTTGCGCGGCGCCACCATCGCCGACGTCTACGAGGTGCGCCTGATGCTCGAGCCCGCCGCCGCCCGCCTGGCGGCCGAGCGCGCGCCGGGCGACGCGGCGCGGCAGCTCGAGGCGGTGATCGCCGAGGAGGAGCGGATGGTCGACGGCGGCGACTCGCTGGCGACCCTCGCCATGCGCTTCCAGGAGACGCTGGTCGAGTGCTCGGGCAACGCGGCGCTGGTTCTGCTGGTGCGCCTGCTACACGACCTGGTGGCGCGCCAGGCGGTGTCGCGCACGCCGATGATCGACGTCGACGCCGCCGGCCGCGACCAGCTCCGCCGCCGCCTGATCCGCGCCCAGCGCGACGTCGCCGCCGCCATCGCCGCCGGTCGCGGCGCCGACGCCGAGACGCAGTGGCGGCGCTACCTCACCGATCTCGCCGCCACCGTCCTCGGGCAACACGAGGGCCGCGCCAAGGTCACCCGCCACGCCGCGCAGCGCGGCTGA
- a CDS encoding ABC transporter ATP-binding protein/permease, with translation MSELRMPRSAVFGRAFARELWRLVRIYWTSRSARWGGLLLLGAISLELATVYGNVLLSDGQRRIFDALGDRAAADFGVGLTFFLAAALGTLLAATFRIYLRQRLEIHWREFLTNDYVHRWVGAQAYWQAELHQGDIDNPDQRIAEDIRDFVASALGLSLSLLSAVVTLASFGGILWQLSGRWPIHVGDVAYHVPGLMMWVAIIYAVLAMWVTHLVGRKLVPINFDRLRCEADFRYGLVRFRDHAEAVLLARGEGVEQTSLAANFRCVVANYLRLIGAQRDLTLLTSGIGHANTVVPLLIAAPLFFAGHLTLGMVAQVRVAYAEVSGALTWFVNAYQEIARWRANIERLSTFARAMRTTAKEVDPDRAGLHVAPGSEPVLRLTDVRLDAPSGTVLVRGANGTVRAGERVAILGTAGTGKTTLFRAIAGLWPFGAGRIEIPAAARIQFVPQRAYLPIGTLRAAVTYPSPPDDVPAERIAEVLEMLGLGHLAPHLDERAHWEQRLSGAEQQRLAVARVFVQCPDWLFLDEITSALDEASEQQVYELLAERLPNVTVVAVAQRPIALRHFPRRWYLSPVDHGPAMLQAG, from the coding sequence ATGTCAGAACTCCGCATGCCGCGGAGCGCCGTGTTCGGGCGGGCGTTCGCTCGCGAGCTCTGGCGGTTGGTTCGCATCTACTGGACGTCGCGGTCCGCGCGCTGGGGCGGGCTGCTGCTGCTGGGGGCGATCAGCCTCGAGCTGGCGACCGTCTACGGCAACGTCCTGCTGTCGGACGGCCAGCGCCGCATCTTCGACGCGCTCGGCGACCGCGCCGCGGCCGATTTCGGGGTCGGCCTCACCTTCTTCCTCGCCGCGGCGCTGGGCACCCTCCTCGCCGCGACGTTCCGCATCTATCTGCGCCAGCGCCTCGAGATCCACTGGCGCGAGTTCCTCACCAACGACTACGTCCATCGCTGGGTCGGCGCCCAGGCGTACTGGCAGGCCGAGCTGCACCAGGGCGACATCGACAACCCCGACCAGCGCATCGCGGAGGACATCCGCGACTTCGTCGCCAGCGCCCTCGGCCTGTCGCTGTCGCTGCTCTCGGCGGTGGTCACGCTCGCCTCCTTCGGCGGCATCCTGTGGCAGCTCTCGGGGCGGTGGCCGATCCACGTCGGCGACGTCGCGTATCACGTCCCCGGCCTGATGATGTGGGTGGCGATCATCTATGCCGTGCTGGCGATGTGGGTGACCCACCTCGTCGGCCGCAAGCTGGTGCCGATCAACTTCGACCGCCTGCGTTGCGAGGCCGACTTCCGCTACGGGCTGGTGCGCTTCCGCGACCATGCCGAGGCCGTCCTGCTGGCGCGCGGGGAAGGGGTCGAGCAGACATCGCTCGCCGCCAACTTCCGCTGCGTGGTGGCGAACTACCTGCGCCTGATCGGCGCGCAGCGGGACCTGACGCTGCTCACCAGCGGCATCGGCCACGCCAACACCGTCGTGCCGCTGCTCATCGCCGCGCCGCTCTTCTTCGCCGGCCATCTGACGCTCGGCATGGTGGCGCAGGTGCGGGTCGCCTACGCCGAGGTCTCCGGCGCGCTCACCTGGTTCGTCAACGCCTACCAGGAGATCGCCCGCTGGCGCGCCAACATCGAGCGTCTGTCCACCTTCGCGCGCGCCATGCGCACCACCGCGAAGGAGGTCGACCCGGACCGCGCCGGGCTCCACGTCGCCCCGGGTTCCGAGCCGGTGCTGCGTCTCACCGACGTCCGCCTCGACGCGCCGAGCGGCACGGTGCTGGTGCGCGGCGCCAACGGCACCGTCCGCGCCGGCGAGCGGGTCGCCATCCTCGGCACCGCCGGCACCGGCAAGACGACCCTGTTCCGCGCCATCGCCGGCCTGTGGCCGTTCGGCGCCGGCCGCATCGAGATCCCGGCCGCGGCGCGCATCCAGTTCGTTCCGCAGCGCGCCTATCTGCCGATCGGCACGCTGCGCGCCGCCGTCACCTATCCGTCGCCGCCCGACGACGTGCCGGCCGAGCGCATCGCCGAGGTGCTCGAGATGCTCGGCCTCGGCCATCTGGCGCCGCACCTCGACGAGCGCGCGCACTGGGAGCAACGGCTCTCCGGCGCCGAACAGCAGCGCCTCGCCGTGGCGCGCGTCTTCGTGCAGTGTCCGGACTGGCTCTTTCTCGACGAGATCACCTCGGCGCTCGACGAGGCGAGCGAGCAGCAGGTGTACGAGCTGCTCGCCGAGCGGCTGCCGAACGTCACCGTCGTCGCCGTCGCCCAACGTCCGATCGCCCTCCGCCACTTCCCGCGCCGCTGGTACCTGTCGCCGGTCGACCACGGGCCGGCGATGCTGCAGGCCGGGTGA
- a CDS encoding DUF4105 domain-containing protein encodes MPRRVLAALAFAVALLLLVWGALALRFAAPPALATALPIAWSAGGLALLLLVRPRRRGLLAFAAAFAMLLVWWTHLEPRNDRDWQDDVAHPPTGEVHGDFLTLHNVRNFEYRSDSDFRPSWETRTYDLSRLRGVDLVLSHWGSPAIAHTIVSWDFGGDDHLAISIETRKEKGESYSAIAGFFKQYELYYVAADERDVIRVRTNVRGEDTYLYRLRAPLPAVRALLLDYVERMNQLAAQPVFYDAATQNCTTTIRMHTRHVGAARPWDWRLLVNGYLDEMLYENGVIDTGLPFAELKARSAISERARAANDDPDFSTRIREGLPQPPPAP; translated from the coding sequence ATGCCGCGCCGCGTGCTCGCCGCCCTCGCCTTCGCCGTCGCATTGCTCCTGCTGGTCTGGGGCGCGCTGGCGCTGCGCTTCGCCGCACCGCCGGCGCTGGCGACGGCGCTGCCGATCGCCTGGAGCGCCGGCGGCCTGGCGCTGCTCCTCCTGGTGCGACCGCGGCGCCGCGGACTGCTCGCCTTCGCCGCCGCGTTCGCAATGCTGCTGGTCTGGTGGACGCACCTCGAGCCGCGCAACGACCGCGACTGGCAGGACGACGTCGCGCATCCGCCGACCGGCGAGGTGCACGGCGACTTCCTCACCCTGCACAACGTGCGCAACTTCGAGTACCGCTCGGACAGCGACTTCCGGCCGAGCTGGGAGACCCGCACCTACGACCTGTCGCGGCTGCGCGGCGTCGACCTCGTCCTCTCCCACTGGGGCTCGCCGGCGATCGCCCACACCATCGTCAGTTGGGACTTCGGCGGCGACGACCACCTCGCGATCTCGATCGAGACCCGCAAGGAGAAGGGCGAGTCGTACTCGGCGATCGCCGGCTTCTTCAAGCAGTACGAGCTCTACTACGTCGCCGCCGACGAGCGCGACGTCATCCGCGTGCGCACCAACGTGCGCGGCGAGGACACCTACCTCTACCGGCTGCGCGCCCCGCTCCCCGCCGTCCGCGCCCTGCTGCTCGACTACGTGGAACGCATGAACCAGCTCGCGGCGCAGCCGGTGTTCTACGACGCCGCCACCCAGAACTGCACGACGACGATCCGCATGCACACCCGGCACGTCGGCGCGGCGCGCCCCTGGGACTGGCGGCTGCTGGTCAACGGCTATCTCGACGAGATGCTGTACGAGAACGGCGTCATCGACACCGGGCTGCCGTTCGCCGAGCTGAAGGCGCGCAGCGCGATCAGCGAGCGCGCCCGCGCCGCGAACGACGATCCCGACTTCTCGACCCGCATCCGCGAGGGCCTGCCGCAGCCGCCGCCCGCCCCCTGA
- a CDS encoding DJ-1/PfpI family protein encodes MSQQTSRRLGALLFPGFELLDTFGPLELFGHLGGIIDIVTIAAAAGPVASAQRVRAVADHGFADAPPCDLLLIPGGIGTRAEIDNPALLDFLRARVPQAELTMTVCTGTALLARPGLLDGRRATTNKAVFQWVADQGPKVDWVRAARWVEDGPFFTSSGVSAGMDMSLAVIAKLLGQDVADTLATGAEYDWHRDASWDPFAKVHGLV; translated from the coding sequence ATGAGCCAGCAGACCTCCCGCCGCCTCGGCGCCCTGTTGTTCCCCGGCTTCGAGCTGCTCGACACGTTCGGGCCGCTGGAGCTGTTCGGCCATCTCGGCGGCATCATCGACATCGTCACCATCGCCGCCGCGGCCGGTCCGGTCGCCAGCGCGCAGCGGGTGCGCGCCGTCGCCGATCACGGCTTCGCCGACGCGCCGCCGTGCGATCTGCTGCTGATTCCGGGCGGCATCGGCACCCGCGCCGAGATCGACAATCCGGCGCTGCTCGACTTCCTGCGCGCCCGCGTGCCGCAGGCCGAGCTGACGATGACCGTCTGCACCGGCACCGCGCTGCTCGCCCGTCCCGGCCTGCTCGACGGCCGCCGCGCCACGACCAACAAGGCGGTCTTCCAGTGGGTCGCCGACCAGGGGCCGAAGGTCGACTGGGTGCGCGCCGCGCGCTGGGTCGAGGACGGCCCGTTCTTCACCTCGTCCGGCGTCTCGGCGGGGATGGACATGTCCCTCGCCGTGATCGCCAAGCTGCTCGGCCAGGACGTGGCCGACACCCTCGCCACCGGCGCCGAGTACGATTGGCACCGCGACGCGAGCTGGGACCCCTTCGCCAAGGTGCACGGCCTGGTGTGA
- the aqpZ gene encoding aquaporin Z, producing the protein MSRKLAAELIGTFWLVFGGCGSALFAAAFPNNLGIGFAGVALAFGLTVLTMVYAVGRVSGGHFNPAVSLGLVAGGRFSASELLPYVVAQVAGAVLASAVLYVIASGAAGFSLANGFAANGYGEHSPGGYSLQSALVAEFVLTFAFLFVIMGATHSRAPSGFAGIAIGLTLTLIHLVSIPITNTSVNPARSTGPALFVGGWAMAQLWLFWVAPLLGGTAGGFAYRALIEGGEE; encoded by the coding sequence TTGTCGCGCAAACTGGCGGCGGAGCTCATCGGCACATTCTGGCTGGTCTTCGGCGGTTGCGGCAGCGCCCTGTTCGCCGCCGCCTTTCCCAACAATCTCGGCATCGGCTTCGCCGGCGTCGCCCTGGCCTTCGGTCTCACCGTGCTGACGATGGTCTACGCGGTCGGCCGCGTCTCCGGCGGCCACTTCAACCCCGCCGTGTCGCTCGGCCTGGTCGCCGGCGGCCGCTTCAGCGCCAGCGAGCTGCTGCCCTATGTCGTCGCCCAGGTGGCCGGGGCGGTGCTCGCCAGCGCCGTGCTCTACGTGATCGCCAGCGGCGCCGCCGGCTTCAGCCTCGCCAACGGCTTCGCCGCCAACGGCTACGGCGAGCACTCGCCGGGCGGCTATTCGCTCCAGTCCGCCCTGGTCGCCGAGTTCGTCCTCACCTTCGCCTTTCTGTTCGTCATCATGGGCGCGACCCATTCGCGCGCCCCGTCCGGCTTCGCCGGCATCGCGATCGGACTGACGCTGACGCTGATCCATCTGGTCAGCATCCCGATCACCAACACCTCGGTGAACCCGGCGCGCAGCACCGGACCGGCGCTCTTCGTCGGCGGCTGGGCGATGGCCCAGCTCTGGCTCTTCTGGGTGGCGCCGCTGCTCGGCGGCACTGCCGGCGGGTTCGCCTACCGCGCCCTGATCGAGGGCGGCGAGGAGTAG
- a CDS encoding molybdopterin-dependent oxidoreductase, with protein MNDETRDRILAARQKLRERFLARRAQTPAADARPQGSGPPNRHGMPKIPVGQTPTAPGKWPVLDLGIHPIIPLHRWSLAVDGACRLPTRLSWEDFSALEQVDDVSDFHCVTGWSRLDVPWRGVRLSTIAALADLEDDAAVVLCHAKDGYTTNLPLDEALADDVLLVHTVDGQPLPREHGGPVRVITPQLYAWKGAKWVTRLEFLRHDQKGFWEQRGYSNTANPWRNDRYS; from the coding sequence ATGAACGACGAGACCCGCGACCGCATCCTCGCCGCGCGGCAAAAGCTGCGCGAGCGCTTTCTCGCCCGCCGCGCCCAGACGCCGGCCGCGGATGCCCGACCGCAGGGCAGCGGCCCGCCGAATCGGCACGGCATGCCGAAGATCCCCGTCGGCCAGACGCCGACCGCGCCGGGCAAGTGGCCGGTGCTCGACCTCGGCATCCATCCGATCATCCCGCTGCACCGGTGGTCGCTCGCCGTCGACGGCGCCTGCCGCCTGCCGACCCGACTGAGCTGGGAGGACTTCAGCGCCCTCGAGCAGGTGGACGACGTCAGCGATTTCCACTGCGTCACCGGCTGGTCGCGCCTCGACGTGCCGTGGCGCGGCGTCCGCCTCTCCACCATCGCCGCGCTCGCCGATCTCGAGGACGACGCCGCGGTCGTGCTCTGCCACGCCAAGGACGGCTACACCACCAACCTGCCGCTGGACGAGGCGCTCGCGGACGACGTCCTGCTCGTCCACACCGTCGACGGCCAGCCGCTGCCGCGCGAGCACGGCGGGCCGGTGCGCGTCATCACCCCCCAACTCTACGCCTGGAAGGGCGCCAAATGGGTCACGCGCCTCGAGTTCCTGCGCCACGACCAGAAGGGCTTCTGGGAGCAGCGCGGCTACTCGAACACCGCCAACCCCTGGCGCAACGACCGCTATTCCTGA
- a CDS encoding DNRLRE domain-containing protein, which yields MSRRLAAAGAVAALLGIATAAGAAVTLEATADTFVDSEMATVNFAGFSIAEVGVGGAPKYPIDRALLAFDLGAIPAGTEIRGARLRILLSGGAPDPPDLPVTVALVDGGFDEATVTWNTQPAVLPSPIATAVVSETIGSVATIDVSELVRAQRAGPMPAVLSLRIAASDESTMAGGRLIEIATSDAQPPRPPLLVIDLPERAVPALSGGARMLVLAALSTLGVLALRRRERERRRSG from the coding sequence ATGTCGCGTAGGCTGGCCGCCGCCGGCGCCGTCGCGGCGCTGCTCGGCATCGCGACCGCGGCCGGGGCGGCGGTGACGCTGGAGGCGACGGCCGATACCTTCGTCGACAGCGAGATGGCGACGGTGAACTTCGCCGGCTTCTCGATCGCCGAGGTCGGCGTCGGCGGCGCGCCGAAATACCCCATCGACCGCGCCCTGCTCGCCTTCGATCTCGGCGCCATCCCGGCGGGGACCGAGATCCGCGGCGCCCGCCTGCGGATCCTGCTCAGCGGCGGCGCGCCGGATCCGCCCGATCTCCCGGTCACGGTGGCGCTGGTCGACGGCGGGTTCGACGAGGCGACCGTGACCTGGAACACCCAGCCGGCGGTGCTGCCGTCGCCGATCGCCACCGCCGTCGTCAGCGAAACGATCGGCAGCGTCGCCACCATCGACGTCAGCGAGCTGGTGCGCGCCCAGCGCGCCGGCCCGATGCCCGCTGTGCTCTCGCTGCGCATCGCGGCGAGCGACGAGTCGACGATGGCGGGCGGCCGCCTCATCGAGATCGCGACAAGCGACGCCCAGCCGCCGCGCCCGCCGCTGCTCGTCATCGATCTCCCGGAACGCGCCGTCCCCGCCCTCTCCGGCGGCGCTCGGATGCTGGTGCTGGCCGCGCTGTCGACCCTCGGCGTGCTCGCCCTGCGCCGGCGAGAACGAGAACGGCGGCGATCAGGGTGA